In Cydia amplana chromosome 25, ilCydAmpl1.1, whole genome shotgun sequence, one genomic interval encodes:
- the LOC134659830 gene encoding uncharacterized protein LOC134659830, producing MRVSGAWKDSDLECTYTVVSIDVSSLNGSETFNVNLRAVDNLEIPEQDFRSIDCNKFAHLQKLKDKWSPNVISCNPEVLIGQDNYDLIMPLEICKGKPLEPFATRTVLGWSVHGKTRAPHGRGPRAAHNLLLAAADCCPSAHDDALRDLHEEVRRYFSIDSLGVCNKPRQNSDDVRALAQLDRTTTFADGRWQVGLPWRDENSVMPDSYPNALNRLKGVEKKMAANSEYAQRYTDRVNHLFQNDFAREVIDPRSASPHTWYLPHHAVDNLNKKKLRLVFDCAAKSKGTSLNDYLLQGPDLLASLFGIMVRFRENRYAVAGDLRDMFLRVKIRPEDQDALRFLWRTDSKQPVKTYAMTSLVFGANSSPFIAQYVKNRNAQRYASTMPAAVAAICEQHYMDDYLDSLPDEAAAIKMVKDVTFIHKQGGFDMCNWTSNSEAVLDSVPKEALGTAALRFKLDRQQEGERTLGLIWYPATDEFGFDLSLKRIPSDIVSGKQVPTKRIMLRVIMSIFDVFGFLSPFTIQGKIMLQSLWQLSIDWDENIPNNIFVKWSEWINLLKEMRYVRIPRCYLSPIGTSGLGNRATAEPPGSATTRVADDSFPARPATAAPPAHTTPPPTYQPRSSATPKLQSALMAARLADSLQKDHRPAYDDALFQNEWLKGPSFLGSDESSWPRNIVGTAAVEPERSEIINIINDLPATYLPVFNPERFSSWLRLLRSTYHVLVFVHKCRKQTYDNSELMRRAELLLVRQVQEECFGAELAAIRKGMSLERNSRILTWSPYLDDCGVLRCGGRINAAQGVGADTKYPIILDGRHQVTRLLVKHYHIRAAHDYQETVVNNLKEKYAITKIRPTVKHVATRCMFCKIRKAQPHVPVMGELPPGRMAHHQRPFTHCGLDLFGPMEVVVGRGRQKRYGVIFTCLTVRAIHLEIVHSLTTDSLIMALRRMASRRGWPDCFYSDNGTNLRGADTELKRSVRELDNKAVNDFALTNGSSWKFIPPASPHWGGAWERLIRSVKKSLSVVLKERAPKDEVLSTLMAEVENIVNSRPLTHVSVEPGSDGALTPNHFLLHSPPNTPALGAFDDSDLFLRKQWRTSQRLADMYWQRWVKEYLPELLPRRKWNTEQTPLKVGDLVLVVDPGAPRNVWPKAVIQQVFPGRDGRVSFYYKAVNEASDHCDLSNRVGNQIVLC from the exons ATGCGAGTGAGCGGAGCGTGGAAAGATAGCGATTTAGAATGTACTTATACAGTTGTATCTATCGATGTGTCTAGTTTAAATGGTAGTGAGACTTTTAATGTCAATTTACGAGCTGTAGATAATTTGGAAATTCCTGAGCAGGACTTTAGGTCCATCGATTGTAATAAATTTGCCCACTTACAAAAGTTAAAAGACAAATGGTCGCCTAATGTAATTTCTTGTAACCCTGAAGTTTTAATTGGGCAggataattatgatttaattatGCCGTTAGAAATATGTAAAGGTAAACCCTTAGAGCCGTTCGCTACGCGCACTGTCTTAGGTTGGTCCGTCCATGGGAAGACGCGCGCCCCGCACGGCCGAGGCCCCCGCGCCGCCCACAACCTGCTGCTAGCAGCTGCTGACTGCTGCCCGAGCGCCCACGACGACGCGCTCCGCGACCTTCATGAGGAAGTAAGACGCTATTTTTCTATTGACTCTCTAGGTGTGTGTAACAAGCCTCGTCAGAACAGCGATGACGTCCGTGCCTTAGCCCAGTTGGACCGCACGACCACCTTCGCTGACGGCAGGTGGCAAGTTGGTCTGCCGTGGCGCGACGAGAACAGCGTGATGCCTGACAGCTACCCTAACGCCCTAAATAGGTTAAAGGGAGTTGAAAAGAAAATGGCGGCAAACAGTGAGTATGCTCAAAGGTACACGGATCGAGTAAATCATTTGTTCCAAAATGATTTTGCCCGGGAGGTCATTGACCCTCGATCCGCTTCCCCTCACACATGGTACCTACCTCACCATGCGGTGGACAATTTAAACAAGAAAAAGCTTCGTCTTGTTTTTGATTGTGCCGCAAAAAGTAAAGGTACATCGCTGAACGATTACCTACTTCAAGGTCCCGACCTACTCGCGTCCCTATTCGGCATTATGGTACGATTTAGAGAGAATAGGTACGCTGTGGCCGGTGATTTGCGTGACATGTTCCTAAGGGTCAAAATACGACCCGAGGACCAGGACGCACTTAGGTTTTTATGGAGGACTGACTCTAAACAGCCAGTCAAAACATATGCTATGACGTCACTAGTGTTTGGCGCTAATTCGTCCCCTTTTATCGCCCAGTACGTCAAGAATAGGAACGCACAGCGTTATGCGTCCACAATGCCTGCTGCCGTTGCTGCCATCTGCGAGCAACACTACATGGACGATTACTTGGACAGTTTGCCGGACGAGGCCGCAGCTATAAAAATGGTAAAAGATGTTACTTTTATTCACAAACAGGGCGggttcgacatgtgcaactggaCAAGTAACAGCGAGGCAGTATTGGACAGCGTGCCAAAAGAAGCCTTAGGCACAGCAGccttaaggttcaaattagatcgACAGCAAGAAGGTGAGAGAACGCTTGGTCTTATCTGGTACCCCGCTACGGATGAGTTTGGGTTTGATTTGTCACTCAAACGCATACCTAGCGATATAGTTAGCGgtaaacaagtacctactaaaagGATCATGCTTCGAGTAATAATGTCGATATTCGACGTGTTTGGTTTCTTATCTCCATTCACTATTCAAGGTAAGATAATGCTACAGTCTTTATGGCAGTTATCCATTGATTGGGACGAAAATATTCCAAATAATATTTTCGTTAAGTGGAGTGAATGGATTAAccttttaaaagaaatgcgttACGTTCGTATACCTAGATGCTATCTAAGTCCTATAGGTACAAGCGGCTTAGGCAACCGAGCGACGGCAGAGCCGCCGGGCAGTGCTACGACGCGCGTAGCCGATGACTCCTTCCCCGCGCGGCCCGCGACCGCCGCACCGCCTGCACATACTACGCCGCCACCTACTTATCAGCCGCGTAGCAGTGCTACGCCAA AGTTACAGTCGGCTCTTATGGCAGCGAGACTGGCGGACAGCCTACAAAAGGATCACAG gcctgcttATGACGACGCTCTCTTCCAAAACGAGTGGTTAAAGGGCCCTTCGTTCTTGGGAAGCGACGAGTCATCCTGGCCGCGTAATATTGTCGGCACTGCAGCTGTTGAACCTGAAAGGTcagaaattataaatataattaatgacTTACCTGCTACATACTTACCTGTATTTAATCCGGAGCGCTTCTCTTCGTGGTTGCGGCTGTTGCGGAGCACATACCATGTGTTAGTATTCGTGCATAAATGTCGAAAGCAGACTTACGATAACTCTGAGTTGATGCGGCGAGCCGAGCTGCTATTGGTGCGACAGGTACAAGAAGAATGCTTCGGCGCGGAGTTAGCTGCAATTAGAAAAGGTATGAGTCTCGAACGTAATAGTCGAATACTTACCTGGTCACCTTACCTGGATGATTGTGGGGTCCTTCGCTGCGGCGGCCGTATTAATGCTGCACAGGGTGTTGGCGCCGATACAAAGTACCCGATTATTTTGGACGGGCGGCACCAGGTGACGCGATTGCTCGTGAAGCATTATCACATCAGGGCTGCGCATGATTACCAGGAAACGGTGGTGAACAATCTAAAGGAAAAATACGCAATCACGAAGATAAGGCCGACGGTTAAACATGTAGCAACGAGATGCATGTTTTGTAAAATACGCAAGGCGCAACCACATGTACCTGTAATGGGTGAGTTACCTCCAGGTCGAATGGCACATCACCAGAGGCCATTCACACATTGCGGCCTTGACTTGTTCGGCCCAATGGAGGTGGTGGTCGGCAGAGGACGCCAAAAGAGGTACGGGGTCATTTTTACCTGCCTTACTGTAAGGGCGATCCATTTGGAGATCGTACATTCTCTCACGACCGACTCCCTCATTATGGCGTTACGGCGTATGGCGTCGCGTCGAGGATGGCCAGACTGTTTCTACTCGGATAACGGTACGAACCTACGGGGAGCTGATACCGAGTTGAAACGATCTGTGCGGGAACTCGACAACAAAGCTGTCAATGACTTTGCATTGACCAATGGTTCGAGTTGGAAATTTATACCTCCCGCGAGTCCCCATTGGGGTGGGGCGTGGGAGCGCCTCATACGCAGCGTTAAGAAAAGTCTTAGCGTTGTCCTTAAAGAGCGGGCACCGAAGGACGAAGTTCTCAGCACTCTGATGGCGGAGGTGGAGAACATCGTCAACAGTCGCCCGCTAACCCACGTCTCCGTGGAACCAGGTAGTGACGGCGCTCTGACGCCGAACCACTTCCTTCTTCACTCGCCTCCTAATACCCCCGCTTTAGGTGCCTTTGACGATTCAGACTTGTTCCTTCGGAAGCAATGGCGGACGAGTCAAAGGCTGGCCGATATGTATTGGCAGAGGTGGGTAAAGGAATACTTACCGGAGCTACTCCCTAGAAGGAAGTGGAACACTGAACAAACTCCACTGAAGGTAGGAGACTTAGTTTTAGTTGTAGATCCAGGAGCACCACGCAATGTGTGGCCGAAGGCGGTCATCCAGCAGGTATTCCCAGGTAGGGATGGTCGGGTCAG CTTCTACTACAAGGCCGTCAACGAGGCTTCTGATCACTGCGACCTGTCCAACCGTGTTGGCAACCAAATTGTATTGTGCTGA